A stretch of Paenibacillus mucilaginosus 3016 DNA encodes these proteins:
- a CDS encoding HD-GYP domain-containing protein — protein MRYVHIDSVESGQYLGRTIFTANGSILLSEGVQLTVFMINQLMRIGVTMIYIKDQEFEDLEIPELVSEETKRAVMKRMTDTFNSIRSGKDFNTKSLNLSIDSLLEEVMQNKEVMVQLTDIRTEDNAMYVHALNVCMMSVLIGINLGLPASQLRELAIGALLHDVGKLELITDDEHSDKRRHHTWRGFEVLKNKRELSLLIAHVAFQHHETMDGEGLPRQIPGEEIHLYARIVAVANTYDNLLFEKEGKRMLPHDACERMMVLAGSKLDRDIVIQFLRTVSIYPTGASVRLTTRETGVVVGQHRGLPGRPVVRVVKGSGDDLEIKEVDLAKHTTVFVESVLM, from the coding sequence ATGAGATATGTGCACATCGACAGCGTCGAGTCGGGCCAATACCTGGGGCGCACGATTTTTACGGCCAACGGGTCCATTCTTCTCTCCGAAGGCGTGCAGCTGACCGTATTCATGATCAATCAGCTCATGCGCATCGGGGTGACCATGATCTATATCAAGGACCAGGAGTTCGAGGATCTGGAGATTCCGGAGCTGGTTTCGGAGGAGACGAAGCGGGCGGTCATGAAACGGATGACCGACACCTTCAACTCCATCCGGTCGGGCAAGGATTTTAATACGAAGAGCCTGAACTTAAGCATCGACTCGCTGCTGGAAGAAGTGATGCAGAACAAAGAAGTGATGGTTCAGCTGACGGACATCCGGACCGAGGACAATGCGATGTATGTCCATGCGCTGAACGTCTGCATGATGTCGGTGCTGATCGGCATCAATCTGGGCCTGCCGGCTTCCCAGCTTCGTGAGCTTGCCATAGGGGCGCTGCTCCACGATGTGGGCAAGCTTGAGCTCATCACGGATGACGAGCACAGCGACAAGCGCCGGCACCATACCTGGCGGGGCTTTGAGGTGCTGAAGAACAAGCGGGAGCTCAGCCTGCTGATCGCCCATGTCGCTTTTCAGCATCATGAGACCATGGACGGAGAAGGGCTGCCGCGCCAGATCCCCGGAGAAGAGATTCATCTCTATGCACGCATCGTGGCCGTCGCCAATACTTACGACAATCTGCTGTTCGAAAAAGAGGGCAAGCGAATGCTGCCCCATGATGCGTGCGAGCGGATGATGGTGCTGGCGGGATCGAAGCTCGATCGTGACATTGTGATCCAGTTCCTGCGTACGGTCTCTATTTATCCGACAGGTGCCTCCGTAAGGCTGACGACGCGCGAGACCGGGGTTGTGGTAGGCCAGCACCGGGGGCTTCCGGGGCGTCCCGTCGTCCGGGTAGTGAAGGGCAGCGGCGACGATCTGGAGATCAAAGAGGTGGATCTCGCGAAGCATACGACGGTGTTCGTCGAATCCGTGCTGATGTAA
- a CDS encoding DUF402 domain-containing protein, producing MGAFHPYLIKSFKHDGHLHRMWLKNWLVPDDLLHESHRAESMLVLINSQTKIVEADGKEWVSRIPGISFFIPKMWFNVVALIEEHGVRYYCNVASPPYVNNRIITYIDYDLDVIRMPAGDIHVVDQDEYEQHKILYHYSSIVDGKVKQGLNALLARVRAGGAPFQDDLVMFYYERWKEYGAEG from the coding sequence ATGGGAGCATTTCATCCATATTTGATCAAGAGCTTCAAGCACGATGGGCACCTGCACCGGATGTGGCTCAAGAACTGGCTCGTTCCGGACGATCTCCTGCACGAATCCCATCGGGCCGAATCCATGCTGGTGCTGATTAACAGCCAGACGAAGATCGTGGAGGCCGACGGCAAGGAGTGGGTCAGCCGCATACCGGGCATATCCTTTTTTATCCCGAAAATGTGGTTCAATGTAGTAGCCCTGATTGAGGAGCACGGAGTCCGGTACTACTGCAATGTCGCTTCGCCTCCCTACGTGAACAACCGCATTATTACTTATATTGATTATGATCTGGATGTCATCCGGATGCCGGCAGGCGATATTCACGTGGTCGACCAGGACGAATATGAGCAGCATAAGATCCTGTATCATTATTCTTCTATTGTAGACGGGAAGGTGAAGCAGGGGCTGAACGCCCTGCTTGCCAGAGTACGGGCCGGTGGAGCGCCGTTCCAGGACGATCTCGTAATGTTTTATTATGAACGTTGGAAAGAATATGGGGCGGAGGGGTAG
- a CDS encoding S8 family serine peptidase, with amino-acid sequence MDWPKQRLACAGLAAALVLSPFLSCAADAAAEMGTAEPEPVQESEPIPAASAPEVVPGKVLVKYKKTAEAPSGARMLKASGKVSTTVTVQTQEQESVPDAVKRLMENPDVEYAEPVYRFHYTDLDYRPALPVEKGSLLGAGKGSGKSLKTVASNDPYLDYQWGLSVTELTYGWERVQGNTDRQPVTIAVIDSGVRADHEDLAGVLLRGYDVKNRDWNPEDENGHGTMVAGLAAALTDNGVGIAGAAGPGPVRILPVKVGGSGRTDIESSDVAEGIYWAADNGADVINLSLGMSGEVQAVKDAIEYAFSKKIVVVAAAGNDSNHWTGDEAGNVLREEEETEGEELPRRAYRTLFPASMPGVVSVGSVTRAEGGGLTIADFSNIGRVTVVAPGTSMYSTLHTGPDAVGIGNGTSFSAPLAAGLAALLKMQDPDLTSADVERILSHTARRLEPPAAKGSGSYSASAYYGGGLLDGTAAFTRPRLSLTALRTTAGSAGQSLLQAKLRAEDDTGREAGAEVSPGTAVRVSITSRTGESKTVTREVYLGRTLEERLNAEDVYHLEVQAKLPEDLEGRYVPPGPVVLLKRPGAPETSPAAGSYTGKQTVELKTVTAGAKLVYGFAGSTTVYDYTGPITLTESRTLVVYAVKNGIASEPRSYKYTIGAGSSNSGGGSSSGTGVSQPAAGEGGSPGAAPPPVTVAPPKEELKERITSAKGAPVTVDVPDKGAGGWVFELAGEVWNLAKTTGTKLIIQGDGLSFTVPPGAFDVADDTAVKLSALSAAEAPGRPAYAEPASPVYKLRLEAGGQEITAFEKPVLLTVDFDGGKITDLNRSGVYRYEEETGNWAYAGGSPEQNQYRIELKGFGRFTVMQWNRHFADLEGHWAREAVERMASKGVADGMTDTEFAPDAEVTRAQFTALLARTLQLPQSAGELPFGDVPEDAWYRQALVNALAAGLISGVSDTQFAPDELITREQMALMLVNAGNYAAGPGNGAVLASAEPVSFRDGGRISAWAAEAVKKAAGLGLLKGMPDGTFGPANPASRGQAVTVLCRLLDPDAP; translated from the coding sequence ATGGATTGGCCCAAACAAAGGCTGGCCTGCGCCGGACTGGCGGCAGCTCTCGTGTTGTCGCCCTTTTTGTCGTGCGCAGCCGACGCAGCGGCAGAGATGGGGACGGCGGAACCGGAGCCGGTACAGGAGAGCGAGCCGATCCCGGCAGCATCAGCCCCGGAGGTCGTGCCGGGCAAGGTGCTTGTCAAGTACAAGAAGACGGCTGAGGCTCCATCGGGCGCACGGATGCTGAAGGCGTCCGGCAAGGTCAGCACTACGGTGACCGTGCAGACGCAGGAGCAGGAGAGTGTGCCTGATGCTGTGAAGCGGCTCATGGAGAATCCGGATGTGGAATATGCCGAGCCGGTATACCGGTTTCATTACACCGATCTGGATTACCGTCCGGCCCTGCCGGTGGAGAAGGGTTCGCTGCTCGGGGCAGGCAAAGGAAGCGGCAAAAGCCTGAAGACTGTGGCTTCGAATGACCCCTACCTCGATTACCAATGGGGATTGTCGGTTACCGAATTGACCTACGGCTGGGAGAGGGTGCAGGGGAATACGGACCGCCAGCCGGTCACGATTGCCGTTATTGATTCGGGGGTGCGGGCGGACCATGAGGACCTCGCCGGCGTCCTGCTGCGGGGCTACGATGTGAAGAACCGGGATTGGAACCCGGAGGATGAGAACGGCCACGGGACGATGGTAGCGGGGCTTGCCGCCGCCCTGACCGATAATGGTGTAGGTATCGCGGGGGCCGCCGGACCGGGTCCTGTGCGCATACTTCCCGTCAAAGTGGGCGGCAGCGGACGGACGGATATCGAGAGCTCCGATGTGGCCGAAGGCATCTACTGGGCGGCGGATAACGGGGCGGACGTGATCAACCTGAGCCTTGGGATGTCCGGTGAGGTACAGGCCGTGAAGGATGCCATCGAGTACGCCTTCAGCAAAAAGATCGTGGTCGTCGCCGCTGCGGGCAACGACAGCAATCACTGGACCGGAGATGAGGCGGGGAACGTGCTCCGGGAAGAGGAGGAGACGGAGGGTGAAGAACTGCCCCGCCGGGCTTACCGCACGCTGTTTCCGGCAAGCATGCCGGGGGTGGTGTCGGTAGGCTCCGTCACCCGTGCGGAAGGAGGCGGCCTGACCATCGCCGACTTCTCGAATATCGGCAGGGTAACGGTCGTTGCTCCCGGCACCTCGATGTACTCGACCCTGCATACCGGGCCGGACGCGGTGGGAATCGGCAACGGGACCTCCTTCTCCGCGCCGCTTGCGGCCGGACTGGCGGCCCTGCTCAAGATGCAGGACCCCGACCTGACCTCTGCCGATGTGGAGCGGATCCTGTCCCATACGGCCCGCAGGCTTGAGCCGCCGGCAGCCAAGGGCAGCGGCTCCTACTCCGCTTCGGCTTATTATGGCGGCGGACTGCTGGATGGAACGGCGGCGTTCACCAGACCCCGGCTGAGCTTGACCGCCTTGAGGACGACTGCCGGGTCGGCAGGCCAGTCGCTTCTTCAGGCGAAGCTGAGGGCGGAGGACGACACGGGCCGGGAGGCCGGAGCGGAAGTGAGCCCGGGAACCGCGGTGCGGGTGTCCATTACAAGCCGTACCGGCGAAAGCAAGACGGTTACGCGGGAGGTGTACCTCGGCCGGACGCTTGAAGAGCGGTTGAACGCAGAGGATGTGTACCACCTTGAGGTGCAGGCGAAGCTTCCGGAGGACCTGGAAGGCAGGTACGTGCCTCCCGGTCCGGTCGTCCTTCTGAAGCGGCCGGGAGCGCCGGAGACTTCACCCGCTGCGGGAAGCTACACCGGCAAGCAGACGGTGGAGCTGAAGACGGTTACGGCCGGAGCCAAGCTCGTCTACGGATTTGCCGGGAGCACCACGGTCTATGACTACACGGGACCGATTACCTTGACGGAGAGCCGCACGCTGGTCGTCTATGCGGTCAAGAACGGCATCGCCAGCGAGCCCCGAAGCTACAAGTATACGATCGGCGCGGGATCTTCGAACAGCGGCGGCGGTTCGTCTTCGGGCACCGGTGTCAGTCAGCCTGCTGCCGGGGAAGGAGGATCTCCCGGGGCGGCGCCACCTCCAGTTACGGTAGCCCCTCCCAAGGAGGAGCTGAAGGAGCGCATCACTTCGGCGAAGGGAGCTCCCGTCACGGTGGATGTGCCGGATAAGGGAGCCGGAGGCTGGGTATTCGAGCTCGCGGGCGAGGTGTGGAACCTGGCCAAGACGACAGGCACGAAGCTCATCATCCAGGGCGACGGGCTGAGCTTCACGGTACCGCCGGGCGCCTTCGACGTAGCGGACGACACCGCCGTGAAGCTGAGTGCCCTCTCGGCTGCGGAGGCCCCGGGGAGGCCGGCATATGCCGAGCCCGCTTCGCCGGTCTATAAGCTGAGGCTGGAGGCCGGGGGGCAGGAGATTACGGCCTTCGAGAAGCCGGTGCTGCTCACCGTCGATTTTGACGGCGGGAAGATCACGGACCTGAACCGCTCCGGGGTGTACCGCTATGAGGAGGAAACGGGGAATTGGGCTTATGCCGGCGGAAGCCCGGAACAGAATCAGTACCGGATCGAGTTGAAGGGCTTCGGCCGGTTCACCGTGATGCAGTGGAACCGTCACTTCGCGGATCTCGAAGGCCATTGGGCCCGGGAGGCCGTCGAGCGGATGGCGTCCAAGGGAGTGGCCGATGGCATGACGGATACGGAGTTTGCCCCTGACGCCGAGGTGACGCGGGCCCAGTTCACGGCCCTGCTCGCCAGGACGCTGCAGCTGCCGCAGAGCGCCGGGGAGCTGCCGTTCGGGGATGTGCCGGAGGATGCCTGGTACCGGCAGGCCCTGGTGAATGCCCTCGCGGCCGGGCTGATCAGTGGAGTGAGCGACACGCAGTTCGCTCCCGATGAGCTGATCACCCGTGAGCAGATGGCGCTCATGCTCGTGAACGCCGGGAACTATGCGGCCGGGCCCGGGAATGGGGCCGTTCTGGCCTCGGCTGAGCCGGTGTCCTTCCGCGACGGGGGGCGGATCAGCGCCTGGGCGGCGGAGGCCGTGAAGAAGGCTGCCGGCCTCGGGCTGCTCAAAGGCATGCCGGACGGTACCTTCGGTCCTGCCAATCCGGCCTCCAGGGGGCAGGCGGTAACCGTGCTGTGCCGTTTGCTGGACCCGGATGCCCCGTAA
- a CDS encoding methylated-DNA--[protein]-cysteine S-methyltransferase, with amino-acid sequence MSTIRYHEMDSPIGVLTLGISDRDGLCQIEFGSFEEHEDRLRSWSGRFFGTDIWGSDPAALAPFEDQLRRYFAGELRVFTLPLDLRGTPFQVGVWQALIGIPYGEARSYKDVAEAIGSPKAVRAVGGANNRNPVPIVVPCHRVIGAAGAMVGYGGGLSIKTFLLGLEGYEGRASAAGGGRI; translated from the coding sequence ATGAGTACGATCCGGTATCATGAAATGGATTCCCCGATCGGGGTATTGACGCTGGGCATCAGCGATAGAGACGGCCTCTGCCAGATCGAATTCGGTTCGTTCGAAGAGCATGAAGATCGTCTGCGCAGCTGGTCGGGACGCTTCTTCGGAACAGACATCTGGGGGAGCGATCCGGCAGCGCTGGCGCCTTTCGAGGACCAGCTCCGGCGCTATTTTGCCGGTGAGCTGCGGGTCTTCACGCTGCCGCTTGATCTGCGCGGAACCCCCTTCCAGGTTGGCGTGTGGCAGGCTCTGATCGGGATCCCATACGGAGAGGCGCGTTCCTACAAGGATGTGGCCGAGGCGATCGGGTCGCCGAAGGCCGTGCGGGCCGTCGGCGGGGCGAATAACCGCAATCCCGTCCCGATCGTAGTGCCGTGCCACCGCGTCATCGGGGCGGCCGGCGCCATGGTCGGCTACGGCGGAGGATTATCGATCAAGACCTTTTTGCTCGGACTGGAAGGCTATGAAGGAAGGGCATCTGCAGCGGGAGGCGGACGGATATGA
- the folE gene encoding GTP cyclohydrolase I FolE has product MPAKEYRNNRVIENREQIEHHVREILRLIGEDVDREGLHDTPARVTRMYEEIFAGYEADVKDILGVAFDEKHEELVIVKDIVYYSQCEHHMAPFFGRIHIGYIPSGKIAGLSKFARLVEAVTRRLQVQERITSELADIIEGELEPHGCMVVVEGEHLCMCARGVKKPGSKTISSAVRGVFRTDASSRAEFLSLIKD; this is encoded by the coding sequence ATGCCGGCCAAAGAATACAGAAATAACCGCGTGATCGAGAACCGCGAACAGATCGAGCACCATGTCCGCGAGATTCTTCGGTTGATCGGTGAAGATGTGGACCGTGAAGGTCTGCATGACACCCCGGCACGCGTAACACGCATGTATGAAGAGATTTTCGCAGGCTATGAAGCCGATGTCAAAGACATCCTCGGCGTGGCATTCGACGAGAAGCACGAAGAGCTGGTCATTGTCAAAGATATCGTCTACTACAGCCAGTGCGAGCACCATATGGCGCCTTTCTTCGGGCGGATCCATATCGGATATATCCCGAGCGGGAAGATCGCGGGACTGAGCAAATTCGCGCGTCTGGTGGAGGCCGTCACCCGCCGCCTCCAGGTGCAGGAACGCATTACCTCGGAGCTCGCCGACATCATCGAAGGGGAGCTGGAGCCCCACGGCTGCATGGTCGTGGTGGAAGGCGAGCATCTGTGCATGTGCGCCCGCGGCGTCAAGAAGCCGGGCAGCAAGACGATCTCCTCGGCTGTGCGCGGCGTATTCCGTACGGATGCGTCCTCCCGTGCCGAGTTCCTGTCCCTGATCAAGGACTAG
- a CDS encoding superoxide dismutase translates to MAHQLPALPYANNALEPHIDEMTMMIHHDRHHNTYVTNLNAALEAHADLQSKSVEELISNLDALPEGIRTAVRNNGGGHANHSLFWETIGPNGGGAPSGKLADAINAELGGFDKFKEDFAKAATTRFGSGWAFLSVTKDGKLKVASLPNQDSPIMEGETPVLGLDVWEHAYYLKYQNKRPDYIAAFWNVVNWEEVGKRYEAAAK, encoded by the coding sequence ATGGCACATCAATTACCTGCACTGCCTTATGCGAACAACGCACTTGAGCCCCACATTGACGAAATGACGATGATGATTCACCACGATCGTCACCACAACACTTACGTAACGAACCTGAACGCAGCGCTGGAAGCTCACGCCGATCTTCAATCCAAAAGCGTGGAAGAGCTGATCTCGAACCTGGACGCTCTGCCGGAAGGCATCCGTACTGCCGTTCGCAACAACGGCGGCGGCCATGCAAACCACTCCCTCTTCTGGGAAACGATCGGACCGAACGGCGGCGGCGCACCAAGCGGCAAGCTTGCTGATGCGATCAACGCTGAGCTCGGCGGTTTCGACAAGTTCAAGGAAGACTTCGCAAAAGCGGCAACAACCCGTTTCGGCTCCGGCTGGGCCTTCCTGTCCGTAACCAAAGACGGCAAGCTCAAAGTAGCTTCCCTGCCTAACCAGGACAGCCCGATCATGGAAGGCGAAACGCCGGTCCTCGGTCTGGACGTATGGGAGCACGCTTACTACCTGAAATACCAGAACAAGCGCCCTGACTACATCGCGGCCTTCTGGAACGTTGTCAACTGGGAAGAAGTCGGCAAGCGTTACGAAGCGGCAGCGAAGTAA
- a CDS encoding Fe-Mn family superoxide dismutase, with protein MQYAYGALTPLRLLEETRFWKGQEREHTVVIRELAPALEPDYKRLLQEWEVVLARAETSAGRWIEALLRRPAPASPALRQEVRRFLEASAVQSQAFVRQLHLLMERSRTIRTQPPLRAILLHLIRESEYFLGVLQAAAGGPGAYEEGLSGGSFAPDDAQTGQEGQGGSDGHPLSAHDTGGDPSEAQPPEEPYDSSGATATQEGVWTMGIRPVPAYAKPVPIGGHRLPPLPYPYDALEPHIDKETMRLHHTKHHLSYVEGLNKAELALARAREIGDYALVKHWERETAFHGAGHYLHTLFWQVMKPGGGGPPTGTIAADLKKSFGGFSPFRKQFSAAAEKVEGGGWALLVWSPRSHRLEILQAEKHQNLSQWDVIPLLVLDVWEHAYYVRYRNDRARYIEAWWNTIHWEHVNERLEAARGLKWPPF; from the coding sequence ATGCAGTATGCTTACGGTGCGCTCACGCCGCTCAGACTGCTCGAGGAGACGCGCTTCTGGAAAGGGCAGGAGCGTGAGCATACGGTCGTCATCCGCGAGCTGGCCCCCGCCCTTGAACCCGACTACAAAAGGCTGCTGCAGGAATGGGAGGTCGTGCTGGCCCGGGCCGAAACCTCCGCCGGGCGCTGGATCGAGGCCTTGCTCCGCAGGCCGGCTCCCGCCTCCCCGGCTCTGCGGCAGGAAGTGCGGCGCTTCCTGGAGGCCTCGGCTGTCCAATCGCAGGCCTTCGTCCGGCAGCTCCACCTGCTCATGGAGAGAAGCCGAACGATTCGGACCCAGCCTCCCCTCCGCGCGATACTCCTTCATCTCATCCGGGAGTCGGAGTACTTCCTCGGTGTGCTCCAGGCCGCCGCAGGAGGGCCTGGAGCATACGAGGAGGGACTCTCCGGGGGAAGCTTCGCACCAGACGACGCGCAGACCGGACAAGAGGGACAGGGAGGATCGGATGGGCACCCGCTCTCTGCCCACGACACTGGGGGGGATCCGTCTGAAGCCCAGCCGCCGGAAGAGCCTTATGACAGCTCCGGCGCCACGGCAACCCAGGAGGGGGTCTGGACCATGGGCATCCGGCCCGTCCCGGCTTATGCCAAGCCGGTTCCCATCGGCGGACATCGGCTCCCTCCGCTTCCTTATCCGTACGATGCTCTCGAACCCCATATCGACAAAGAAACGATGCGCCTGCACCACACCAAGCATCACTTAAGCTATGTGGAGGGCCTCAATAAAGCGGAGCTTGCCTTGGCCCGCGCCCGGGAGATCGGCGATTATGCCCTCGTGAAGCATTGGGAGCGGGAAACCGCCTTCCACGGAGCGGGGCATTACCTCCATACGCTGTTCTGGCAGGTGATGAAGCCCGGAGGGGGCGGTCCGCCCACCGGCACCATTGCGGCGGACCTTAAGAAGTCCTTCGGCGGCTTCTCCCCTTTCCGCAAGCAGTTCAGCGCGGCCGCCGAGAAGGTGGAAGGCGGCGGATGGGCGCTTCTCGTCTGGAGTCCGCGCAGCCACAGGCTCGAGATCCTGCAGGCGGAGAAGCACCAGAACTTATCCCAGTGGGACGTCATCCCGCTCCTCGTACTCGACGTCTGGGAGCATGCTTACTATGTCCGCTACCGGAACGACCGTGCACGCTACATTGAAGCCTGGTGGAACACTATACACTGGGAGCACGTGAACGAACGCCTGGAAGCCGCACGCGGGCTCAAGTGGCCTCCTTTTTGA
- the lepB gene encoding signal peptidase I, giving the protein MGLLPAKGMQEQEEQKASASPEGSLREIWKWMKLTAAGLLLVVFIHQYFFHFSTVRGISMEPTLVEGEWLFINKTIRLAGMPQRGDVIVIKRNSEEERKPVFLVKRVVAVGGDEVHIRRGRLYVNGEAVSEPYTGTPIEDGGFEPYTIEEGHLFVMGDNRHRYASHDSRSFGAVPLEEVVGRAEWIIWPLDKWRRL; this is encoded by the coding sequence ATGGGGCTCCTTCCTGCCAAAGGCATGCAAGAGCAGGAGGAGCAGAAGGCTTCGGCTTCCCCCGAAGGGTCTCTCCGGGAGATCTGGAAGTGGATGAAGCTGACCGCTGCCGGACTCCTGCTCGTTGTCTTCATTCACCAGTATTTTTTTCATTTCTCTACGGTAAGGGGCATTTCGATGGAGCCCACCCTCGTAGAGGGAGAGTGGCTCTTCATTAATAAGACGATCCGCCTGGCCGGTATGCCGCAGCGGGGCGATGTGATCGTCATCAAGCGAAACAGTGAAGAAGAGCGGAAGCCCGTCTTCCTTGTGAAGCGCGTCGTGGCCGTAGGCGGGGATGAGGTGCACATCCGCCGCGGCAGGCTGTATGTGAACGGCGAGGCGGTATCCGAGCCCTACACGGGCACGCCGATCGAGGACGGCGGATTCGAGCCGTATACCATAGAAGAGGGACACCTCTTTGTCATGGGGGATAACCGTCACCGGTATGCGAGCCATGACAGCCGCAGCTTCGGTGCGGTTCCCCTCGAAGAGGTGGTCGGCAGGGCCGAGTGGATCATCTGGCCGCTGGATAAGTGGCGGCGATTGTAG
- a CDS encoding GNAT family N-acetyltransferase codes for MLVGSYQVRSFQLSDYVAVTCLLESVLTEDCYEETMEAFARQLSWDSELVLVAEQEGEIVGIIVGTIDNHNGYYYRIAVEAEHQRRGIGQSLIESLRQRFIGRKVRRILVTVDAHNEVVLPVYEKAGYQAADFSRAPHRLSIVNG; via the coding sequence ATGCTTGTGGGTTCCTATCAGGTTCGCTCGTTTCAATTATCGGATTATGTAGCGGTAACCTGTCTTCTCGAAAGCGTGCTGACGGAAGATTGCTACGAAGAAACGATGGAAGCATTTGCGAGACAGCTGTCTTGGGACAGTGAATTGGTTTTGGTTGCAGAACAAGAAGGGGAGATCGTCGGCATCATTGTCGGTACGATCGATAACCACAACGGATACTATTACCGGATTGCCGTGGAAGCCGAGCATCAGCGCAGAGGGATCGGCCAGTCTCTGATCGAATCGCTTCGCCAGCGCTTTATCGGTCGGAAGGTTCGGCGAATTCTCGTTACGGTGGACGCTCATAACGAAGTGGTGCTGCCTGTGTACGAGAAGGCGGGCTATCAGGCCGCCGATTTTTCGCGTGCGCCTCATCGTCTCAGTATAGTAAACGGATAG
- a CDS encoding YneF family protein translates to MWGYVVTAVVALLVGGAAGFYIGVMYLRRQMEKMQSNPEMLQQMAKQMGYNLNKQQMAKMQQMMKKQKFRP, encoded by the coding sequence ATGTGGGGATATGTCGTAACCGCGGTAGTCGCTCTGCTGGTCGGAGGTGCGGCCGGATTTTACATCGGCGTGATGTACCTGCGCAGGCAGATGGAGAAAATGCAGAGCAATCCGGAGATGCTCCAGCAGATGGCCAAGCAGATGGGGTATAACCTGAACAAGCAGCAGATGGCCAAGATGCAGCAGATGATGAAGAAACAGAAGTTTCGTCCGTAA
- the queG gene encoding tRNA epoxyqueuosine(34) reductase QueG — translation MEDRHPDHDTELPAGLASLPDVPAGAWKRLKDKLRSAAPDLGIDKIGFASAEPFTELRDILERHREKGYESGFEERDIAKRVDPALTMERPRSILSIAVAYPSKLPNPPRSEPGRYRGILSRSAWGTDYHHVLRDRLQKLENWIRAEVPGARTVSMVDTGVLVDRAVAERAGIGWIGKNCSVITPEWGSWVYLGEMVTNVPFPPDVPVLQDCGDCTLCIDACPTGALVGPGQLNAQRCVSYLTQTKGIIEDDELKRKIGNRLYGCDTCQIVCPKNKGIHADHHPELQPDPEQVKPLLVPLLQMTNREFKEKFGTSSASWRGRKPIQRNAILALGNFRDREALPELLRVLRTDERPEIRATAAWAVGRIGGAAAEAALREALERETDEAARREIVKAQGLAQEQEQTAAQEQHTRETGA, via the coding sequence ATGGAAGACCGGCATCCAGATCACGATACAGAACTCCCTGCGGGCCTGGCCTCCCTGCCGGACGTCCCCGCCGGAGCGTGGAAGCGGCTCAAGGACAAGCTGCGGAGCGCGGCGCCGGATCTTGGGATCGACAAGATCGGCTTCGCTTCGGCCGAACCGTTCACGGAGCTGAGGGACATCCTGGAGCGGCACCGGGAGAAGGGCTATGAGTCCGGCTTCGAGGAACGGGACATCGCGAAGCGGGTGGACCCGGCACTCACGATGGAGCGGCCGCGGTCGATTCTCTCGATTGCGGTAGCCTATCCGTCCAAACTGCCGAATCCGCCGCGCTCCGAGCCGGGGCGTTACCGCGGAATTCTCTCCCGCTCCGCCTGGGGCACGGATTATCATCATGTGCTGCGGGACCGCCTGCAGAAGCTGGAGAACTGGATTCGCGCCGAAGTGCCGGGGGCCCGTACCGTATCGATGGTCGATACGGGGGTGCTGGTCGACCGGGCGGTCGCGGAACGGGCCGGCATCGGCTGGATCGGCAAGAACTGCTCCGTCATTACGCCGGAATGGGGATCGTGGGTGTATCTTGGCGAGATGGTGACGAACGTGCCTTTCCCGCCGGATGTACCGGTGCTCCAGGACTGCGGGGACTGTACGCTGTGCATCGACGCCTGTCCGACCGGTGCGCTGGTGGGGCCGGGGCAGCTCAATGCCCAGCGGTGCGTCTCGTATTTGACTCAGACCAAGGGCATTATTGAGGATGACGAACTGAAGCGCAAGATCGGCAACCGGCTTTACGGCTGCGATACGTGTCAGATCGTGTGCCCGAAGAATAAAGGCATCCATGCGGATCACCATCCCGAGCTGCAGCCGGATCCCGAGCAGGTCAAGCCTCTGCTGGTCCCTTTGCTGCAGATGACCAACCGCGAATTCAAGGAGAAGTTCGGCACGAGCTCCGCCTCCTGGCGCGGCCGTAAGCCGATCCAGCGCAATGCGATTCTGGCGCTGGGGAACTTCCGCGACCGGGAGGCCCTGCCGGAGCTGCTCCGTGTGCTCCGGACCGATGAGCGGCCGGAGATTCGTGCGACGGCGGCTTGGGCGGTGGGACGAATCGGCGGAGCGGCGGCCGAAGCGGCGCTCCGCGAGGCGCTTGAGCGGGAGACTGACGAAGCGGCGCGGCGGGAGATCGTGAAGGCGCAGGGGCTGGCACAGGAGCAGGAACAGACTGCGGCGCAGGAGCAGCATACAAGGGAGACGGGCGCATGA